The region AAAGTTAAACGAGGTGGAATCCAAAGGACGCATGACAGGGCGCAGATCATAGTGTTGGCGTAAGCGCTCAATCATCGTAGCAGCACTGACAAAGCGATCGCTCCCCAAGTGGCAAGCATAGCCAATGCGCATCAATTCCAAAAAGCGCACCTCAATCCCTAAGCCCTTGGCGTACTCCACCATTGACACCAGTTCGTGATCATTGACACCCGCCATCACAACCATGTTCAGCTTGACTTGAAACCCTTGGTCAACAGCAGTGGCGATCGCCGCCTTCACCGTTTCCAGGTGATGGCCATGACTAATGGCAGCAAAGGTTTGGGGGTCTAGGCTATCCAGACTGATATTCAAACGCCGCACCCCATAGTGTGCCAAGAGGGGCAAAAAGGGCACCAAGCGAATCCCATTCGTAGTTAAGCTCAGTTGCGGCACCCCCGCTGCCACCAAGGCCGCAACAATCTCAGCAAACTCGGCTCGCAGGAGCGGTTCCCCTCCCGTTAGGCGCACCGACTCAATCCCCAGTTCCACCAGCTCAGCCACAATCGTGGCATACTCTGTGGGGGTTAAATAGGTCTGGGGGGGCATAAAGGCGGCATCCACGGGCATAC is a window of Thermosynechococcus vestitus BP-1 DNA encoding:
- the moaA gene encoding GTP 3',8-cyclase MoaA: MVATTVIRTQGLLDSQGRQIRKLRLSITDRCNLRCMYCMPVDAAFMPPQTYLTPTEYATIVAELVELGIESVRLTGGEPLLRAEFAEIVAALVAAGVPQLSLTTNGIRLVPFLPLLAHYGVRRLNISLDSLDPQTFAAISHGHHLETVKAAIATAVDQGFQVKLNMVVMAGVNDHELVSMVEYAKGLGIEVRFLELMRIGYACHLGSDRFVSAATMIERLRQHYDLRPVMRPLDSTSFNFETACGGQIGFIASESQPFCGHCSRWRLSADGVLRACLFKEAGVSLRGLSQRERYAAYEQVLGMKPSLRGAEVHHAMHQIGG